The Prevotella sp. E9-3 genome has a window encoding:
- a CDS encoding peptidylprolyl isomerase, whose translation MKVKIQTMLGDIVVRLYDETPIHRDNFVKLAKEGYYDGTLFHRVIKDFMIQGGDPDSKGAPAGKMLGVGGPDYTLEAEIKDGLFHKRGTLAAARQGDEVNPERRSSGSQFYIVWGQVYNEGQLKQFSKQLRMQKVQDVFNNLAAEHRAEIMQMRRDRNRAGLQELQDKLVAEAEQKVGKDGLTDDQLKIYSTIGGTPHLDGQYTVFGEVEEGLDVVEMIQNTATGRADRPIDDIEMRMTVIE comes from the coding sequence ATGAAAGTAAAGATTCAAACAATGCTTGGCGACATCGTTGTTCGCCTGTATGACGAGACTCCTATACACCGTGACAACTTTGTGAAACTGGCAAAGGAGGGCTATTATGATGGTACGCTGTTCCATCGTGTGATTAAGGACTTTATGATTCAGGGCGGCGATCCTGACTCAAAGGGCGCACCTGCCGGAAAGATGCTGGGTGTGGGCGGACCTGATTACACACTTGAAGCTGAGATTAAGGACGGTCTGTTCCATAAGCGTGGTACGCTGGCCGCTGCAAGACAGGGCGACGAGGTGAATCCTGAACGCCGCAGTAGTGGCTCTCAGTTCTATATAGTCTGGGGACAGGTGTATAATGAGGGACAGCTCAAACAGTTCTCTAAACAGTTGAGGATGCAGAAAGTTCAGGATGTTTTCAATAACCTTGCTGCAGAACACCGTGCAGAAATTATGCAGATGCGCCGTGATAGGAACCGTGCCGGACTACAGGAACTGCAAGACAAGCTGGTTGCGGAAGCCGAGCAAAAGGTAGGAAAGGACGGATTGACTGACGACCAGTTGAAGATTTATTCTACCATTGGCGGAACTCCTCATCTTGACGGACAATATACCGTATTTGGCGAGGTAGAGGAAGGTCTTGATGTGGTTGAAATGATACAGAACACTGCTACTGGACGCGCCGACAGACCTATTGATGACATTGAAATGAGAATGACGGTCATTGAATAG
- a CDS encoding carbohydrate-binding domain-containing protein, with the protein MRKVTLFMMLVVTMTVMTCCSADSPYGDYFGMRNGDGMMNAGGNSSTTGELTSFDITLDQSATEPSGVATAYFPDEEDKLENNEFSTLVNIDMAHPETKTENGVEVTVNNGHITANHNDTKGVCYVVSGNTANGSFTVLGEKKYAVKLNGVNITNPDSAALNLLSSKRAFILLADGTSNSLTDGTGGSQKGALYCKGKLLFNGTGSLSIIGNTYNGIHSADYIVFNKGNNIYVKSTANHGVKANDGVFINGGLLNIEVSAAAAKGINSESHIMVNGGRTAILTTGNGIYDSEEREAKGAACIKTDSMLTVNGGELWLKSTGSGGKGINSDASATFNGGNVYVVTTGSQYKSNSDTSSPKGIKADGNISITGGRIWVRTEGTNGEGIETKKELTVTGGEVASYAYDDAINSKSTMTINGGMVFAQGKKNDGLDANGNCYINGGTVYAVSAGTPEVAIDANTEGGYKLYINGGTIVAIGGVERGASIAQPYDSENSWSSNTWYALSWGGTTFTFKTPTSGGSGIVVSASEQPSLQSGVDVSGGTTYFGGLGVY; encoded by the coding sequence ATGAGAAAAGTGACTCTTTTTATGATGCTTGTTGTAACCATGACGGTGATGACGTGCTGCTCGGCAGATAGTCCTTATGGTGATTACTTCGGCATGAGGAATGGTGATGGCATGATGAATGCTGGAGGCAACTCATCAACTACGGGTGAACTGACCAGTTTTGATATAACCTTGGACCAATCGGCTACAGAACCTTCGGGAGTGGCTACGGCCTACTTCCCCGATGAGGAAGACAAACTGGAAAACAATGAGTTCTCAACCTTGGTGAATATCGATATGGCTCACCCTGAAACAAAGACAGAGAACGGCGTGGAGGTGACGGTGAACAACGGACACATTACTGCCAATCATAACGACACGAAAGGGGTGTGCTATGTGGTGAGCGGAAATACTGCCAACGGCTCGTTTACCGTATTGGGTGAGAAAAAGTATGCCGTAAAACTGAATGGAGTGAACATTACGAACCCCGACTCGGCAGCGTTAAACCTACTAAGCAGTAAGCGTGCCTTCATCCTACTGGCCGACGGCACTTCCAACTCGCTGACCGATGGCACAGGGGGCAGTCAGAAAGGGGCTCTCTACTGCAAAGGAAAGCTGCTGTTCAATGGCACCGGTAGTCTCAGCATTATTGGGAATACGTACAATGGCATACATTCGGCCGACTATATCGTGTTCAACAAGGGTAATAATATTTATGTGAAATCGACCGCCAATCATGGCGTGAAAGCCAACGACGGGGTGTTTATCAACGGAGGCTTGCTGAACATCGAGGTTTCGGCAGCTGCCGCAAAGGGCATCAACAGCGAAAGTCATATTATGGTGAATGGTGGTCGGACGGCTATTCTTACTACAGGAAATGGCATTTACGACAGCGAAGAGCGAGAAGCGAAAGGGGCTGCATGCATAAAGACTGACTCTATGCTGACCGTCAACGGTGGTGAACTATGGCTGAAGAGCACCGGATCTGGTGGAAAGGGTATAAACAGTGATGCTTCAGCTACGTTCAATGGGGGCAACGTGTATGTGGTAACCACGGGCTCGCAATATAAAAGCAACAGCGACACCTCATCTCCCAAAGGTATCAAGGCCGATGGCAACATCAGTATAACTGGTGGCAGAATATGGGTGCGCACCGAGGGTACAAACGGCGAGGGTATTGAAACAAAGAAAGAACTGACGGTAACTGGCGGAGAGGTGGCAAGCTATGCCTACGATGATGCCATCAACTCGAAAAGCACAATGACCATCAATGGCGGAATGGTCTTTGCTCAAGGAAAGAAAAACGACGGGCTTGATGCCAATGGCAACTGCTACATCAATGGTGGTACTGTCTATGCTGTAAGTGCCGGCACGCCCGAGGTAGCTATTGACGCAAATACTGAAGGAGGATACAAACTCTATATCAATGGCGGCACCATCGTGGCCATAGGTGGAGTAGAGAGGGGTGCCAGCATTGCGCAGCCTTACGATTCGGAGAATTCGTGGAGTAGTAACACCTGGTATGCACTGAGTTGGGGAGGCACCACGTTCACATTCAAGACTCCAACGAGCGGTGGTTCGGGTATAGTGGTTTCGGCCAGCGAACAGCCAAGCCTACAGTCGGGTGTTGATGTGTCGGGAGGCACAACTTATTTCGGCGGACTCGGCGTTTATTAA
- a CDS encoding YafY family protein: MKPAQIFQHYIWIINTLSLHGRMTFEELKRQWVHDEVADGNPLSRTSFNRHRDAILSMFGIIIECEPKTYCYYISNPENLGDGSVGRWLYSTLAVHGVLADSTAINDRLVLESVPAGEAFLSTIIEAIKGNRQLRIGYQKFGAESYKKTVCPYALKLFRRRWYLLACTTENQMRLYALDRMYSVVMIDERFSMPADFSPQAYFSEYYGVLTVNEPMAHVVVRAYGNKSDYLRTLPLHHSQCELESTPSYTDFSFDIRPTADFIGELLSHGDGIEVLHPDSLRQKMRKIIADNLKRY, from the coding sequence ATGAAACCTGCACAGATTTTTCAGCACTATATCTGGATTATCAACACCCTCAGCCTTCACGGACGAATGACCTTTGAAGAACTGAAACGACAATGGGTGCACGATGAAGTGGCCGATGGCAATCCGTTGTCTCGTACATCCTTCAATCGCCATCGCGATGCCATCCTGTCTATGTTTGGCATCATCATAGAGTGCGAACCGAAAACCTATTGCTATTATATCAGCAATCCCGAGAATCTTGGCGATGGTTCAGTAGGCCGCTGGTTGTATTCCACACTCGCCGTTCATGGCGTCTTGGCCGATAGTACTGCCATCAACGACAGGCTGGTACTGGAGAGTGTGCCGGCTGGCGAGGCTTTTCTTTCCACCATCATCGAAGCCATCAAGGGCAACCGCCAATTGCGCATAGGCTATCAGAAGTTTGGAGCCGAGAGCTATAAAAAGACGGTGTGTCCCTATGCCCTGAAGCTCTTTCGCCGTCGATGGTATCTGTTGGCCTGTACGACCGAAAATCAGATGCGCCTCTATGCCCTCGACCGTATGTACAGCGTGGTGATGATCGACGAGCGATTTTCAATGCCTGCCGATTTCTCGCCCCAGGCCTATTTCTCTGAATACTATGGTGTGCTCACCGTCAACGAGCCGATGGCTCATGTGGTGGTGCGCGCCTATGGCAACAAGTCCGACTATCTGCGTACGCTGCCGCTGCACCATTCGCAGTGTGAACTGGAGTCAACTCCTTCCTATACCGATTTCTCGTTCGATATTCGTCCTACTGCCGATTTCATAGGCGAACTTCTCTCGCATGGCGATGGCATCGAAGTACTGCACCCTGATAGTCTGCGGCAAAAAATGAGGAAAATAATAGCCGATAATCTTAAAAGATATTAA
- a CDS encoding D-2-hydroxyacid dehydrogenase, which yields MKIVILDAYTANPGDLSWEPLKEIGELTVFDRTMPEETVARAAEAEIVLTNKVILGLKEMEQLPHLKYIGVLGTGYNVVDVDAAHQRGIVVTNVPAYSTESVAQMVFAHLLTVTNRIEHYARQNREGRWTNNPDFCYWDTPLPELYGKTFGIVGLGNIGRRVAQIALAFGMKVQALTSKQANALPEGVKKVELAELLATSDVLSLHCPLTPDTRCLINAQTLSQMKSSAILINTGRGPLINDADVAQALAEGRLAAYCADVLTNEPPLADNPLLTQSNAYLTPHIAWATGEARKRLLAVAIENVRAFVRQHPQNMV from the coding sequence ATGAAAATAGTTATTCTTGATGCATATACAGCCAATCCTGGCGATTTGTCGTGGGAACCGCTGAAGGAAATAGGCGAACTCACAGTTTTTGACCGTACCATGCCAGAGGAAACTGTGGCACGTGCTGCCGAGGCCGAAATAGTGCTGACCAACAAGGTGATTCTTGGCCTGAAGGAGATGGAGCAATTGCCCCACCTTAAATATATAGGTGTACTGGGAACAGGCTATAATGTGGTAGATGTTGATGCTGCCCACCAGCGTGGTATCGTCGTTACCAATGTGCCAGCCTACAGTACTGAGAGCGTGGCTCAAATGGTGTTTGCCCATCTGCTCACCGTTACCAATCGTATCGAGCACTATGCCCGGCAGAACAGGGAAGGCCGATGGACCAACAATCCCGATTTCTGTTATTGGGACACGCCGCTTCCAGAGCTGTACGGCAAAACCTTCGGTATTGTAGGCCTGGGCAATATAGGGCGTAGGGTGGCTCAGATAGCTCTTGCTTTCGGTATGAAGGTGCAGGCTCTGACCAGCAAGCAGGCCAATGCGTTGCCCGAGGGTGTTAAGAAGGTAGAACTTGCCGAACTCCTTGCCACCTCCGATGTGCTTTCACTCCACTGTCCGCTCACGCCCGACACCCGCTGTCTCATCAATGCTCAGACCCTTTCTCAGATGAAATCATCGGCCATTCTCATCAATACCGGCCGTGGCCCGCTGATCAATGATGCCGATGTGGCTCAAGCCCTTGCTGAAGGTCGTCTAGCAGCCTATTGTGCCGATGTACTGACCAACGAGCCTCCATTGGCTGACAATCCACTGCTCACTCAGTCTAACGCCTACCTTACTCCCCATATAGCATGGGCCACTGGCGAGGCACGCAAGCGCCTGCTTGCAGTAGCCATCGAGAATGTCCGTGCCTTTGTCCGGCAGCATCCGCAGAACATGGTGTAG
- a CDS encoding RNA polymerase sigma factor RpoD/SigA, with protein sequence MRQLKIQKSITNRSSEALDKYLVEIGRAPLISIDEEIELAQTIRRGGPEAQRAKEKLVSANLRFVVSVAKQYQHQGLTLTDLIDEGNIGLIKAAEKFDETRGFKFISYAVWWIRQSILQAIAEQSRIVRLPLNQTGALSKINQTISTFEQEHGRRPSNFEIEELTGVESEKIEQAIKADAHHMSIDAPFGDDDDNAMVDMLSSGEDSRTDKHVDYESLTSDLDHVLGRVLKERELRIVKECFGIGCHEKGLEEIGTEMGLTRERVRQIREKSITKLRESGYAKVLMKYLG encoded by the coding sequence ATGAGACAACTGAAAATTCAAAAGAGTATCACGAACCGCTCGAGTGAAGCACTTGACAAGTACTTGGTTGAAATAGGCCGTGCTCCCTTGATTTCCATCGACGAGGAGATTGAGCTGGCACAGACCATCCGCCGTGGTGGCCCAGAGGCTCAACGCGCCAAGGAGAAACTGGTGAGTGCCAACCTTCGTTTCGTGGTGAGTGTGGCCAAGCAGTATCAGCATCAGGGCCTTACCCTTACCGACCTTATCGACGAGGGTAACATAGGACTTATTAAGGCTGCTGAGAAATTTGATGAGACGCGCGGCTTCAAATTCATCTCTTATGCCGTATGGTGGATTCGCCAGAGCATTCTGCAGGCCATTGCCGAACAGAGCCGTATTGTGCGTCTGCCTCTGAACCAGACTGGTGCGCTGAGCAAAATCAATCAGACCATCAGCACATTCGAACAGGAACACGGACGCCGCCCTTCTAACTTTGAGATTGAGGAACTGACGGGCGTGGAGAGCGAGAAAATTGAACAGGCCATCAAGGCTGATGCCCACCACATGAGTATCGATGCTCCTTTCGGTGACGACGACGACAACGCAATGGTGGATATGCTGTCATCAGGCGAGGATAGCCGTACCGACAAGCATGTTGACTATGAGTCGCTCACTTCTGATTTGGATCACGTACTGGGACGCGTGCTGAAAGAGCGCGAACTGCGTATCGTAAAAGAATGTTTCGGCATTGGCTGTCACGAGAAAGGCCTGGAAGAAATAGGAACCGAAATGGGTCTTACACGTGAACGTGTACGCCAGATTCGCGAAAAGAGTATCACCAAACTGCGTGAAAGCGGCTATGCTAAAGTACTGATGAAGTATCTTGGATAA
- a CDS encoding M6 family metalloprotease domain-containing protein, with amino-acid sequence MKRVYLLALSFFAFAMTALAVPVKPGMWQTVKLKNGTELRVQRVGDEYGHWLQAADGTCYVEKDGFFEPVDEQSLIEKREARIAVRAARRAANEGKRRAIYASTADGLGAYGTMSCGSVPSIGEYTIPVVMVQFADTKFKTTTTVELMKRYYNEEGYSDGGCIGSVRDYFKSQSGGQFIPTFDVVGIVTLSKNASYYGQNDDDGIDQHLDDLPSDAINAAIEQLGADFSQYVVDAADEKHAKGIPLLCMLYAGKGEATESESTANSKLIWPCEWGAEEDPHQGKYQNLQFNSFFVGNELNTGGSTLMGLGVFCHEFGHALGLPDFYCTDYSYSQDDSFGNWSIMDTGSYVDEYCRKPIGYNAYEKSFLGWLDLKEVGDAEEVVLQSPFGKAENSAYIIRHSGTETFIFENRQPGTWYPTAYGSGVLVTRIAYNKHDWESDILNNVKAKRRARVLTANGAKLYYSASSANLYGGTYKTISTLPTFSGTSKTIGITDVKKNNDGTVTLTFGGTPTPTPTPEGVLFYESFDKCKGTGGNDGKWSGSVASTTFLADNVGWESPHAYGADKCARFGKSSVSGSAQLPSFQLNGKAVLTFKAGAWNATADGTNLSLYIDGGTTSKSSFTMVKGGFTDFTAELTATGDVQLTFVADKGRFFLDEVMVKNDNTTGIKTLHQEKPVRVYTIDGRYVGSSLNSLPSGLYIVNGKKIVK; translated from the coding sequence ATGAAAAGAGTTTATTTATTGGCTCTATCTTTTTTTGCCTTTGCTATGACTGCTTTGGCTGTACCCGTGAAGCCAGGAATGTGGCAGACGGTGAAACTGAAAAACGGTACCGAGCTTCGTGTTCAAAGAGTAGGCGACGAGTATGGCCATTGGTTGCAAGCTGCCGATGGAACCTGCTATGTGGAAAAAGATGGTTTCTTTGAACCTGTTGACGAACAATCACTTATCGAAAAGAGAGAGGCTCGCATCGCTGTTCGTGCAGCACGCAGAGCGGCTAATGAAGGAAAACGTCGTGCCATCTATGCATCAACCGCCGATGGTCTTGGAGCTTATGGCACGATGAGTTGCGGCTCTGTACCCAGCATTGGCGAATATACCATTCCTGTGGTGATGGTACAGTTTGCAGATACTAAGTTCAAGACTACTACCACTGTTGAACTGATGAAACGCTATTACAATGAAGAAGGATATAGCGATGGCGGTTGTATCGGTTCTGTTCGCGATTACTTTAAGTCGCAGAGTGGAGGACAGTTCATTCCTACTTTCGATGTGGTAGGTATCGTTACCCTATCGAAAAACGCCTCCTATTACGGTCAGAACGACGATGATGGCATCGATCAGCATCTTGACGACCTTCCTAGCGATGCTATTAATGCAGCTATAGAACAGTTGGGGGCCGATTTCTCGCAGTATGTAGTCGATGCTGCCGATGAAAAGCATGCTAAAGGCATACCCTTGCTTTGTATGCTTTACGCCGGAAAAGGCGAGGCTACTGAATCTGAGTCAACAGCAAACAGCAAGTTAATCTGGCCTTGCGAATGGGGTGCTGAAGAAGATCCTCATCAGGGTAAATATCAGAATCTTCAATTCAATAGTTTCTTCGTAGGCAATGAGCTGAACACAGGTGGCTCTACACTCATGGGTTTGGGCGTGTTCTGTCATGAGTTCGGACATGCGCTTGGTCTGCCCGATTTCTATTGTACAGACTATAGCTATTCTCAGGATGATTCCTTTGGCAACTGGTCGATTATGGACACCGGTTCCTATGTTGACGAATACTGTCGCAAGCCTATTGGCTATAATGCCTATGAGAAGAGTTTTCTGGGATGGCTCGATCTGAAAGAGGTGGGAGATGCCGAAGAAGTTGTCCTGCAGTCGCCCTTTGGAAAGGCTGAGAATTCTGCCTATATTATTCGCCATAGCGGTACCGAAACCTTTATTTTTGAAAATCGTCAGCCAGGCACTTGGTATCCCACCGCTTATGGTAGTGGTGTGCTGGTCACTCGTATTGCCTATAACAAGCATGATTGGGAATCTGACATTCTGAACAATGTGAAAGCGAAGAGACGTGCTCGTGTACTGACAGCCAATGGCGCTAAATTGTACTATTCGGCAAGTTCTGCCAATCTTTATGGAGGTACCTATAAAACGATTTCAACGCTGCCCACCTTTAGCGGAACAAGTAAGACAATAGGCATTACCGATGTGAAGAAGAACAACGACGGTACTGTCACACTTACTTTTGGTGGCACTCCAACTCCTACACCTACACCAGAGGGCGTATTGTTTTATGAGTCGTTCGATAAGTGTAAAGGAACTGGCGGTAACGATGGAAAGTGGAGTGGAAGTGTTGCTTCAACAACATTCCTTGCTGACAACGTAGGGTGGGAGTCCCCCCATGCTTATGGAGCCGATAAGTGTGCAAGGTTCGGCAAATCTTCTGTATCGGGTTCCGCCCAGTTACCTTCTTTCCAGCTGAATGGAAAGGCTGTGCTCACCTTTAAGGCTGGCGCATGGAATGCAACTGCCGACGGCACTAATTTAAGTCTTTATATAGATGGTGGAACCACAAGCAAATCCTCATTCACCATGGTGAAGGGTGGGTTCACGGACTTTACAGCCGAACTGACCGCAACTGGCGATGTACAACTGACGTTTGTTGCCGATAAGGGCAGGTTCTTCCTTGACGAGGTAATGGTGAAGAATGATAATACTACAGGCATCAAAACCCTGCATCAGGAGAAGCCTGTTCGCGTCTATACTATCGATGGCCGTTATGTAGGTTCCAGTCTGAACTCTCTGCCAAGTGGCCTTTACATTGTGAATGGTAAGAAGATTGTGAAATAA
- a CDS encoding M48 family metallopeptidase — MKTIRVFLLSVVAILLVGCGTSSTVPITGRKQNLLVSDEQVLSLSNQQYQQYIRQAKASTNTANTAMVKRVGQKLANAVVQYLTQNGMGADARSYAWEFNLVQDKQVNAFCMPGGKIVVFEGLLPVTKDEASLAIVLGHEIAHAVAKHSAERISNEYKSQYGNAILGVAAKAAGAKPGMQQLLAIGSSLGTQLWTSGFSRKQESEADRMGLVFAAMAGYDPHVAVTFWQRMAQMTGGGSSSLFADHPSDAKRMKDIQGWLPEAMKYYKGNGVITNKSIKTIHFK, encoded by the coding sequence ATGAAAACTATTCGTGTTTTTCTGTTGTCGGTGGTAGCCATCCTACTGGTTGGCTGTGGTACTTCATCGACCGTTCCCATTACTGGAAGAAAGCAGAATCTGCTGGTGAGCGACGAACAGGTGCTAAGCCTTTCCAATCAGCAATATCAGCAGTACATCAGACAGGCAAAGGCTTCTACCAATACTGCCAATACTGCTATGGTAAAGCGAGTGGGGCAGAAACTGGCCAATGCTGTGGTACAATATCTTACTCAGAATGGTATGGGGGCAGATGCCCGTTCGTATGCGTGGGAGTTTAACCTTGTACAGGATAAACAGGTGAATGCATTCTGTATGCCAGGCGGAAAAATCGTGGTGTTTGAAGGCTTGTTGCCGGTGACCAAGGATGAAGCCTCTCTGGCTATTGTGCTGGGACATGAGATAGCACATGCCGTTGCCAAACACTCTGCCGAACGTATCAGCAACGAGTATAAAAGTCAGTATGGCAATGCCATTCTGGGTGTTGCAGCCAAAGCGGCTGGTGCCAAACCGGGCATGCAGCAACTCCTGGCCATTGGCTCTTCGTTAGGCACTCAATTGTGGACTTCCGGTTTTTCTCGCAAACAGGAGAGTGAGGCCGACCGTATGGGACTTGTCTTTGCCGCTATGGCCGGCTATGACCCACATGTGGCAGTAACCTTCTGGCAGCGTATGGCCCAGATGACTGGAGGTGGCAGCAGCAGTCTTTTTGCCGATCACCCTTCTGACGCCAAGCGTATGAAAGATATTCAGGGATGGTTGCCCGAAGCCATGAAATATTATAAGGGCAATGGAGTTATCACAAATAAATCCATAAAGACTATTCACTTTAAATAA
- a CDS encoding peptidylprolyl isomerase — MDNKQNNYISVSYQLYSISADGQKNLEEETQQGRPFQFISGFGVSLDAFEQKIVALEQGAKFDFTLQPSEAFGEYDAEAVHKVNRDIFSINGHFDHENIFEGAVITMMDADEKRFMARVAKIEEDGVTIDTNHPLAGSTLQFVGEVLENRPATNEEIQHMLNHLSGEGCGCGCDDCEGGCGHDHKHEDGCGCGHDHKHEGGCGCGHCH, encoded by the coding sequence ATGGATAATAAACAGAACAATTACATTTCTGTCAGCTATCAGCTTTATTCTATTAGTGCTGACGGACAGAAAAATTTAGAAGAAGAGACTCAACAGGGACGTCCTTTCCAGTTTATCAGCGGATTTGGTGTATCACTCGATGCTTTCGAACAGAAGATTGTAGCCCTCGAACAGGGTGCCAAATTCGATTTTACACTCCAACCTTCAGAAGCTTTCGGCGAATATGATGCAGAAGCTGTACACAAGGTTAATCGCGACATTTTTTCTATTAACGGCCATTTCGATCACGAAAACATCTTTGAAGGTGCAGTGATTACAATGATGGATGCCGACGAGAAACGCTTTATGGCCCGTGTTGCCAAGATTGAAGAAGACGGCGTGACCATCGACACCAATCATCCCTTGGCTGGCAGCACCCTGCAGTTCGTAGGCGAAGTGCTCGAAAACCGTCCTGCTACCAACGAAGAGATTCAGCACATGTTGAACCACCTGAGCGGTGAAGGCTGCGGATGTGGTTGCGATGACTGCGAAGGCGGTTGCGGACACGATCATAAGCATGAGGATGGATGTGGCTGCGGACATGACCACAAGCATGAAGGTGGTTGCGGTTGCGGACATTGCCATTAA
- the aroC gene encoding chorismate synthase, with protein sequence MRNTFGNIFTLTTFGESHGPAVGGVVDGMPAGIKIDMDFIQHELDRRRPGQSSITTARKESDRVELLSGVFEGYTTGTPIGFIVRNENQHSHDYENLRELFRPSHADYTYYNKYGVRDHRGGGRTSARITISRCVAGALAKLVLQQMGISIQAYTSQVGPIALDFDYKKYDLSKTEENAVRCPDAEKAKQMEQLITEVKGEGDTIGGVISCVVKGCPVGIGEPEFGKLHAQLGAAMLSINAVKGFEYGEGFEGASWRGSQQNDVFLSKGDSVTTRTNHSGGIQGGLSNGQDIYFRVAFKPVATLLREQETIDIEGNATTFKAQGRHDPCVLPRAVPVVEAMAAMVILDNVLLNKTVKISSTESKKKLSQNV encoded by the coding sequence ATGCGCAACACATTCGGAAACATTTTCACCCTGACTACTTTTGGAGAAAGCCACGGTCCAGCCGTAGGTGGCGTGGTTGACGGCATGCCTGCCGGCATCAAAATCGACATGGATTTTATCCAGCACGAACTCGATCGTCGTCGACCCGGCCAAAGCAGTATCACCACAGCACGAAAAGAGTCAGACCGTGTGGAACTGCTTAGTGGTGTATTTGAAGGATATACCACTGGCACCCCAATCGGTTTCATCGTTAGAAACGAGAATCAGCATTCGCACGACTACGAGAATCTGCGCGAACTATTCCGTCCATCACATGCCGACTACACCTATTATAATAAATATGGTGTACGCGACCATCGCGGTGGAGGACGCACATCGGCTCGTATCACCATCAGCCGATGCGTAGCTGGAGCATTGGCTAAACTTGTGCTGCAACAGATGGGCATCAGTATTCAGGCATACACCTCGCAGGTGGGGCCTATTGCATTGGATTTTGACTATAAGAAGTACGATCTTTCAAAAACTGAAGAAAATGCCGTGCGTTGTCCAGATGCTGAGAAAGCCAAGCAGATGGAGCAGCTCATCACCGAGGTGAAAGGTGAAGGCGACACGATAGGCGGGGTGATCTCCTGTGTAGTAAAAGGCTGTCCTGTGGGCATTGGCGAACCGGAATTCGGCAAACTTCACGCACAACTGGGAGCTGCCATGCTCAGCATCAATGCCGTGAAGGGATTCGAATATGGAGAAGGGTTTGAAGGTGCCTCTTGGCGCGGTTCACAGCAGAACGATGTATTCCTGAGCAAAGGAGATTCTGTGACCACTCGCACCAATCACAGCGGTGGCATTCAAGGCGGACTTTCCAACGGTCAAGACATCTATTTCCGTGTGGCCTTTAAGCCTGTGGCAACCTTGCTGCGAGAACAGGAAACTATTGATATTGAGGGCAATGCCACTACTTTTAAGGCACAGGGACGTCACGACCCTTGTGTTTTGCCAAGAGCAGTTCCTGTGGTAGAAGCAATGGCAGCAATGGTCATTTTAGACAATGTTTTGTTAAACAAAACTGTAAAAATAAGCTCTACAGAATCAAAAAAAAAACTAAGCCAGAATGTCTAA
- a CDS encoding dihydroorotate dehydrogenase, with product MAKLDVQIKGLKLKNPVMTASGTFGYGLEFQDFIPLDGIGGIIVKGTTLNPRQGNDYPRMVETPMGMLNCVGLQNKGVDYFCEHIYPQIKDIDTNMIVNVSGSSPEDYAECAARVDALDKIPAIELNISCPNVKDGGMAFGVTCAGAESVVKAVRQRYHKTLIVKLSPNVTSIAEIARAVEAAGADSVSLINTLMGMSIDIEKRKKRLSIGTGGLSGPCVKPVAVRMVNQVAKAVKIPVVGLGGIMTAEDAIEFMMAGATAIEIGTANFIDPTVTIKVRDGINEWLDRHGCNSVQEIIGVVE from the coding sequence ATGGCAAAGTTAGATGTACAAATAAAAGGCTTGAAGTTGAAGAATCCGGTGATGACTGCCTCAGGAACTTTTGGATATGGCCTCGAGTTCCAGGACTTTATTCCGCTCGACGGTATTGGAGGCATCATAGTAAAGGGTACAACGCTCAATCCTCGTCAGGGAAATGACTATCCGCGTATGGTAGAAACTCCCATGGGCATGCTGAACTGCGTTGGTCTGCAGAACAAGGGCGTAGACTACTTCTGTGAGCATATCTATCCGCAGATTAAGGATATCGACACCAATATGATTGTCAATGTGAGCGGCTCTTCTCCTGAAGATTATGCTGAGTGTGCTGCACGTGTTGATGCACTCGACAAGATTCCTGCCATTGAACTGAATATCTCTTGTCCGAACGTGAAGGATGGCGGAATGGCCTTTGGTGTGACTTGTGCCGGTGCCGAGAGTGTGGTGAAGGCTGTGCGCCAGCGCTATCATAAAACCCTCATCGTGAAGCTGTCGCCCAATGTGACGAGTATTGCCGAGATAGCACGTGCCGTTGAGGCTGCTGGTGCCGACTCTGTGTCGCTGATTAACACGCTGATGGGCATGTCTATTGATATTGAGAAGAGGAAAAAGCGTCTTAGCATTGGAACAGGCGGATTGAGCGGCCCTTGTGTGAAGCCTGTGGCTGTACGAATGGTGAATCAGGTGGCTAAGGCTGTGAAGATTCCTGTTGTGGGCTTGGGAGGCATCATGACAGCTGAGGATGCTATTGAGTTCATGATGGCGGGAGCTACAGCTATTGAGATAGGAACAGCTAACTTCATTGACCCAACGGTTACGATTAAGGTGCGCGATGGTATCAATGAATGGTTGGACCGTCATGGCTGTAATTCGGTACAGGAAATCATTGGAGTGGTGGAATAA